Proteins found in one Phocoena sinus isolate mPhoSin1 chromosome 19, mPhoSin1.pri, whole genome shotgun sequence genomic segment:
- the IST1 gene encoding IST1 homolog isoform X9, with amino-acid sequence MVLTAQVADQLCAKYSKEYGKLCRTNQIGTVNDRLMHKLSVEAPPKILVERYLIEIAKNYNVPYEPDSVVMAEAPPGVDTDLIDVGFTDDVKKGGPGRGGGGGFTAPAGGLDGTVPMPMPMPSPNTPFSYPLPKGPSDFNGLPMGTYQAFPNIHPPQIPATPPSYESVDDINADKNVSSAQIIGPGPKPEASAKPPSRPVDTYDNFVLPELPSVPDTLPTASAGANTSASEDIDFDDLSRRFEELKKKT; translated from the exons gTTGCTGATCAACTCTGTGCCAAGTATAGCAAGGAATATGGCAAGTTATGTAGGACCAACCAGATTGGAACTGTGAATGACCGG CTGATGCACAAACTGAGTGTGGAGGCCCCACCCAAAATCCTGGTGGAGAGATACCTGATTGAAATTGCCAAGAACTACAATGTGCCCTATGAGCCTGACTCTGTGGTCATG gcAGAAGCTCCTCCTGGAGTAGATACAGATCTTATTGATGTTGGATTCACAGATGATGTGAAGAAAGGGGGCCCTGGAAGAGGAGGTGGGGGCGGATTCACAGCACCAGCTGGTGGACTTGATGGAACAGTGCCAATGCCCATGCCCATGCCATCTCCAAACACTCCTTTCTCATACCCTCTTCCAAAGGGACCA TCGGATTTCAATGGATTGCCAATGGGAACTTATCAGGCCTTTCCCAATATTCATCCACCTCAGATACCAGCAACTCCCCCATCGTATGAATCT GTTGATGACATTAATGCTGATAAGAATGTCTCTTCTGCACAGATCATTG GTCCTGGACCCAAGCCAGAAGCTTCTGCAAAGCCCCCTTCCAGACCCGTGGATACCTATGACAACTTTGTACTGCCAGAATTGCCATCTGTGCCAGACACACTACCAACTGCATCTGCTGGTGCCAACACCTCAGCCTCTGAAGACATTGACTTCGATGATCTTTCCCGGAGATTTGAagagctgaaaaagaaaacatag